From a single Parambassis ranga chromosome 2, fParRan2.1, whole genome shotgun sequence genomic region:
- the LOC114451849 gene encoding troponin I, slow skeletal muscle-like, producing MNPKGDKPKCKISASRKLSLKILLLQRATDDLQKETQDREEEKVRYLGDKLPPLQLSGLPMDELQKLCKQLHAKIDIVDEERYDCESKVNKHNKDIHELKLKVQDLGGKFKKPALRKVRVSADEMMRALLGSKHKGSMDLRANLKSVKKEDVKQDKVLTSEVGDWRKNVEAMSGMEGRKKMFDTGSAAQ from the exons ATGAATCCCAAAGGGGATAAG ccaAAATGCAAGATTTCTGCTTCTCGCAAACTCTCCCTCAAA ATCCTTCTCCTCCAAAGAGCCACTGACGATTTGCAAAAAGAGACgcaggacagagaagaggagaaagtgCGATATTTGGGAGATAAGCTGCCTCCTCTGCAACTGTCTGGTTTGCCAATGGATGAGTTACAA AAACTATGCAAACAGCTTCATGCAAAAATCGACATTGTGGATGAGGAGAGATATGACTGTGAATCCAAAGTGAACAAGCACAACAAAGAT ATCCATGAGCTGAAACTGAAGGTTCAGGACCTTGGAGGCAAGTTCAAAAAACCTGCTTTGAGGAAGGTGAGGGTGTCAGCCGACGAGATGATGAGAGCTCTCCTGGGCTCCAAACACAAGGGCTCCATGGACCTCAGGGCCAACCTCAAGTCTGTGAAGAAAGAAGACGTCAAACAGGATAAG GTGCTTACCAGCGAGGTGGGCGACTGGCGTAAGAATGTAGAGGCCATGTCAGGCATGGAGGGCCGTAAGAAGATGTTCGACACAGGCAGCGCAGCACAGTGA